In Vitis vinifera cultivar Pinot Noir 40024 chromosome 11, ASM3070453v1, a genomic segment contains:
- the LOC104880632 gene encoding uncharacterized protein LOC104880632 produces the protein MEEGRKRLGCDASGKVSGNMARASAPSEGEGEGDSDDDIMAWLSIDEDSVVELMELLEPEVTSPIKVKFIDNPYVSTLIFQSSASYVTINGNEESCGSSFSDSEASIMASIDMGGVRVHPVSGWAGEFPAASGGGWGLGESAWAENGDGFNGWDGFEWDDDLLARFLGEDLF, from the coding sequence ATGGAGGAAGGTCGAAAGAGACTTGGATGTGACGCCTCCGGTAAGGTTTCCGGGAATATGGCGCGGGCTTCGGCCCCCTCGGAGGGTGAAGGTGAGGGCGACAGCGACGATGACATCATGGCTTGGCTGTCGATTGACGAGGACTCGGTTGTGGAGCTGATGGAGCTGTTGGAGCCGGAGGTGACCTCACCGATCAAGGTGAAGTTCATCGACAACCCCTACGTGTCAACGTTGATATTTCAGTCGTCGGCATCGTACGTGACCATCAACGGCAACGAGGAGAGCTGCGGGTCGTCGTTTTCCGACTCGGAGGCCTCCATCATGGCCAGCATCGACATGGGCGGCGTCAGAGTCCACCCTGTTTCCGGCTGGGCTGGGGAGTTTCCTGCAGCGAGTGGCGGCGGATGGGGTTTGGGTGAGAGTGCCTGGGCAGAGAATGGGGACGGATTCAACGGCTGGGATGGATTTGAGTGGGACGACGATTTGCTGGCAAGGTTTCTGGGTGAGGACCTCTTCTGA